A region of the Cucurbita pepo subsp. pepo cultivar mu-cu-16 chromosome LG14, ASM280686v2, whole genome shotgun sequence genome:
taaaatcatgaggatGACGACGATaagtaacgggccaaagcagataatatctactagtggtgggcttgaactgtttaCAAAAATTGAGATTTCACGTcagttggggaagagaatgaagcattctttacaagggtgtggaacctcCCCCAAACAGGCgtttgaaaaaccttgagggaaacccgaaaagaaaagcctaaagaggagaACATGTTATTGATAGAagctgtgatgtcccacgttggttgtagaggagaacaaaccaccacttataagagtgtgaaaaccttccctagcagagggaagcttgaaagggaaagctcaaagaagacaatatctgctagcggtggatctgggccgttacatttgagatcccatgtcagttggggaagagaacgggctagcggtggatctaggccgTTACATTTGAGATCCCATGTTAGTTGAGGAAGAGAACGGAcccttctttataagggtgtggaaacctctcctagcagatgcatttgaaaaaccttgagagaaacccgaaaggaaaactgggtcgttacatttgAGATCCCATGTCAGTTGAGGAAGAGAACGgaccattctttataagggtgtggaaacctctccgaaCAGATGCatttgaaaaaccttgagagaaacccgaaaggaaaactgggtcgttacatttgagatcccatgtcggttgagGAAGAGAACGGAcctttctttataagggtgaggAAACCTCTCCGAGCACATGCatttgaaaaaccttgagagaaacccgaaaggaaaagtctaaaaaggacaatatctacaagcggtgggcttagaccgTTACAGATTTTAACCTAAGTTATCGTGTCGATTCAATCTTATGAATCCAATCAAAATCGAACAACTGATTAGGTTGGGTTGATTAAGCTTTTTAGTGGTCAGTTTTTCACACGATGGTTGTAAAATTCATGGACTTACAAGTTGTGGATTAGaagatatatttgaattaaatttataatcattaactaatattaatacaattataatttttattgataataatgcataaactttaatataattaagaaTACATTAAATAAGTTAATAAATATGGGATGATACCGATACAATTCAACTCAATtagctaacaaaaaaaaaaaaatatatcttcccaccaaaatattattttttctatatttatcgataaaaaaagtaaaaatgtcTACTTTATTCcgttactagggagaggtttccacaccgctCGATGAATGACTCtgcccactactagtagatattgtttggtTTAGCTTAATTAAAAACGTCTACTTATCTTTACTTTTATTGTAACGTAACGTGAATTGCTTTCATAGTTGCACAACCTAATTTTGATCGTTACTTGAAAAGTCTCTAAACCTTTATTTCGAGCCCCACAACTTAAGTCGTTGTTATGTGTATTATAAAGTCTATtatcattaaatataataccCGAGCTTCTCAATGCCATTTTTCGTGCTACCAAACCTCAAGAGTCACAAGCGATAATATAAACTCTATCACTCAAAAATACGTGGAGTGCacatttttatgattttcatATGTAGTGTCAAGGCATTGCCATTAACATCTCGActgttagatcccacatcggttgaagagaggaacatAATTGATACgtggaaatcactacaaggggagtaagattcggattaccttgttgatcgaatatctcaaggcaagaacattgtttgagattcgaatcactccacaagcaagatcgatcatgtctagcttgaatgatttttgttgatcaaatatctcaatgcaagaacacttgtttgagattcgaatcactccacaagcaagattgatcatgtcgagcttgaatggtTCTACATGCAACataaactacataaaattgcaaagaaacttatcANTTCTACATGCAACataaactacataaaattgcaaagaaacttatcaattggctaaagaagagcacaaatggttcttttactatattttccaagtcttctAGTGAAGacaacatatattatatagcctcaaaatgaaactgaaACTATTAAAAGCATCAGAAGAGTGGTAatattcatacttaatggccataattaacaGTTCtataattgtaacctaaataaataaaagaaatacattaatgaaatacaataactctaaattactggAAATtataatccacccaaaatttataacatgaaacttcattcttctccaatgtggtatgaattgaaatatcttttgataatttcaagaatattttcttcacatctttattaaagcatattgtatgattgatgtctcttggttcatatcaagaatatttcttataagagtgtggaaacctctccttagtagagacattttaaaatcgtgaggctgacgacgatacgtaacgggtcaaagtgcTGCATCTCGACAGAGTGGCTAGGGTTTCTAtatattctttgttttctactaaattttgagaggtcattgccagaaaaaaaaaaaaaaaNaaaaaaaaaaaaaaaaaaaaaaaaaaaaaaaaaaaaaaaaaaaaaaaaacattatttctaCTTAGTTTTAAGGGTTTAGAAGACATCCTTTAGAACGACAAAAGATATTGTGCAATCCCACGTCAGTGAGAgggaggaacaaaacatttctgaTAGGGTGTATAAACTTCTCTCTaaaagacacgttttaaaaccttaaggagaagctcgaaagaaaaagtctaaaaagaacaatatttgccaACACTaaacttgagctgttacaaacaTCGAGATGTACGTTCATATACTTACGAATTGAAATTAGTAATGTTTCTGAACCCTAATTCACAACCATAAacaacttattattattattgatatttaataagaaCCAACCAACCGACAGAAAAGAGTACAATTAACAAACATAACAACCTAAGAACTGCTAACCAACAGCTGAGCTAAGCTAATGGATATTGTTGCAAAGCTCTTTATTCTTAATATAAAGATAAGACGACCAAAGGGATATTGATATAACACATTTTATTCCATTCCAAACCAtcatttttgtgttcttttgaGCTACTTCTGGGCATCAGAGAATGGGCAGCCAGAGACAAATGAAGCAGCAATTTTGTTGCCCTTTAAAAGACTTCCAAATAGCTCAGCTGGATCAAAGTAAAAATGAGCTTCTTCAACCTTCATCCATGAATCTACCTGTccaaatatcatatcattatataacatttaaatccgttctaattttaatacatATGAATTCGGCAAAGTAATGAGGcgggtaaaaaaataaaaaggaagagaatcAAGTCActgttgttaggatcgcacaacaacgcacacattCGATCTAGACgagaacaggagagagaaaatgcaactAGAAATATTGACTTAAAAGTTTCTACCGATgacttctaaaaaaaaacattttcaaagcaCTGCTTAACGGTGCATATATAGTTCAGAAAACAATCTATTTATAAGCATTCAGTGATTCTAGAACAAAACGTCACTATTTCCTATAACAACAACTCTGTGTCTTCTATTCAACCTTTTACCGGTATAATCATTGAGTTAGCTATGTAgcagcagactccataacctaacaattattttatgattgaaaTTAGTCGATAAGAACACAAATTGACACGAATACTTGTGAATTGATACGAAAACTTCAATAAATCTCGAGTTTACCTTGAGTGTTCCCATGCCAAATAATTGAACCAATTCAGTAGTAGGGGAATGGGCTTTGTAAGGACCTTCAAAGTAACCCCAGTGCCTAAATTTGTAGGTAAtcaaaggaggaggagaataaaCCTCTATGACTTCCCATGCAAACCCTCTTGGAAAACATGTCTTGAAGTCATTATGAGCTGATTCAAATGTCTCTTCATGTGCTTTGAAGTGATGGAGCTCCTCTGGTAGAGCACTCTTCAGCAATGCATTGAAGGTGCCAATCCTCACCACTTCTTCTCCTGTAAGCCCCTCTCT
Encoded here:
- the LOC111809822 gene encoding pathogen-related protein-like gives rise to the protein MEGMNNITKGSSIGAHGVVPDKFRAKLHLEAPTVEWRYGKPPTYESANHLFEEGRTKVWPKGSLEETVQNAVKSWQVEINNKTRLQDFNTINPQKFKFFVNGREGLTGEEVVRIGTFNALLKSALPEELHHFKAHEETFESAHNDFKTCFPRGFAWEVIEVYSPPPLITYKFRHWGYFEGPYKAHSPTTELVQLFGMGTLKVDSWMKVEEAHFYFDPAELFGSLLKGNKIAASFVSGCPFSDAQK